A single genomic interval of Amycolatopsis albispora harbors:
- a CDS encoding SDR family oxidoreductase, with translation MSLDGKVALVTGGSRGIGAAVALRLAADGADVALTYRDNATAATEVAERIKAAGRRALVIRADGADAADCAKAVEETVAEFGRLDVLVNNAGVGAVGPIGDFALEDIDRVLAVNVRAPYLAARAAAAHLGHGGRLITIGSCVADRVPGPGMSLYALSKTAMIGLTKALARELGANGVTVNLVQPGPTDTAMNPADGPYAAEQASLTAVGRYGTPDEIASAVSFLAAESSRYVTGTTLSVDGGHAA, from the coding sequence ATCGGCGCGGCGGTCGCGCTGCGGCTCGCGGCCGATGGCGCCGACGTCGCGCTGACCTATCGCGACAACGCCACCGCGGCGACCGAGGTGGCCGAGCGGATCAAGGCCGCCGGTCGCCGCGCCCTGGTGATCCGCGCTGACGGCGCCGACGCCGCCGACTGCGCGAAGGCGGTCGAGGAGACCGTCGCCGAGTTCGGCAGGCTCGACGTGCTGGTCAACAACGCCGGCGTGGGCGCGGTCGGCCCGATCGGCGATTTCGCGCTGGAGGACATCGACCGGGTGCTCGCGGTGAACGTGCGCGCCCCGTACCTCGCCGCGAGGGCGGCCGCGGCGCACCTCGGCCACGGCGGCAGGCTGATCACCATCGGCAGCTGCGTGGCCGACCGCGTGCCGGGGCCGGGCATGTCGCTGTACGCGCTGAGCAAGACCGCGATGATCGGGCTGACCAAGGCGCTGGCCCGCGAACTCGGCGCGAACGGCGTGACGGTCAACCTGGTGCAGCCGGGCCCGACCGACACCGCGATGAACCCGGCGGACGGCCCGTACGCCGCCGAGCAGGCCTCACTGACCGCCGTCGGCCGCTACGGCACCCCGGACGAGATCGCCTCGGCGGTTTCGTTCCTGGCCGCGGAAAGCAGCCGCTACGTCACCGGCACCACCCTCTCCGTAGACGGCGGCCACGCAGCCTGA